The proteins below are encoded in one region of Homo sapiens chromosome 2, GRCh38.p14 Primary Assembly:
- the CRYGD gene encoding gamma-crystallin D: MGKITLYEDRGFQGRHYECSSDHPNLQPYLSRCNSARVDSGCWMLYEQPNYSGLQYFLRRGDYADHQQWMGLSDSVRSCRLIPHSGSHRIRLYEREDYRGQMIEFTEDCSCLQDRFRFNEIHSLNVLEGSWVLYELSNYRGRQYLLMPGDYRRYQDWGATNARVGSLRRVIDFS, from the exons ATGGGGAAG ATCACCCTCTACGAGGACCGGGGCTTCCAGGGCCGCCACTATGAATGCAGCAGCGACCACCCCAACCTGCAGCCCTACTTGAGCCGCTGCAACTCGGCGCGCGTGGACAGCGGCTGCTGGATGCTCTATGAGCAGCCCAACTACTCGGGCCTCCAGTACTTCCTGCGCCGCGGCGACTATGCCGACCACCAGCAGTGGATGGGCCTCAGCGACTCGGTCCGCTCCTGCCGCCTCATCCCCCAC TCTGGCTCTCACAGGATCAGACTCTATGAGAGAGAGGACTACAGAGGCCAGATGATAGAGTTCACTGAGGACTGCTCCTGTCTTCAGGACCGCTTCCGCTTCAATGAAATCCACTCCCTCAACGTGCTGGAGGGCTCCTGGGTCCTCTACGAGCTGTCCAACTACCGAGGACGGCAGTACCTGCTGATGCCAGGGGACTATAGGCGCTACCAGGACTGGGGGGCCACGAATGCCAGAGTGGGCTCTCTGAGGAGAGTCATAGATTTCTCCTGA